From Granulicella sp. WH15, the proteins below share one genomic window:
- a CDS encoding nucleoside transporter C-terminal domain-containing protein, which produces MARFTGLLGLITFLGLAYAFSSNRRAIRWRTVAWGLGLQIIFAFLVIKWNFGQVILHNVSQAITSLLGHSADGSSLVFGRMGTPGDSLSTLAFAVLPTIIFVSAFFAIMYHIGLMQRIIRVVAWVMQHTMGTSGAESTNVAASIFMGQTEAPLTIRPFLAGATRSELMVIMTSGMAHVSGGIMAAYISFGINAQDLLSAVIMTAPGTILVAKMLVPETEVPATAGTVHMPPNEEHKNENFIAAVARGTIDGGQLAFNVAIMLISFVALVGLFNAIMLGISNFAWAHGHIPFPHSLNAVLGVIGAPVAWLIGIPWQDARAIGNLLGTRTMINEFLAFQQLGPLKHTLSPRTFSIATFALCGFANVGSIGMQIGGIGALVPNRRNDLAQLGVRAMLAGTMANLMSASIVSMLLK; this is translated from the coding sequence TTGGCACGTTTTACCGGACTACTCGGACTGATTACGTTCCTCGGGCTTGCCTACGCCTTCTCCAGCAACCGCCGGGCCATCCGCTGGCGGACCGTGGCGTGGGGTCTGGGGCTCCAGATCATCTTCGCCTTCCTGGTCATCAAGTGGAACTTCGGACAGGTCATCCTGCACAACGTCTCGCAGGCCATCACGTCGCTGCTGGGTCACTCGGCCGACGGGTCTTCGCTGGTCTTTGGCCGCATGGGCACACCGGGCGACTCCCTCTCGACCCTGGCCTTCGCTGTGCTGCCGACCATCATCTTCGTCTCGGCCTTCTTCGCCATCATGTACCACATCGGCCTGATGCAGCGCATCATCCGCGTGGTGGCATGGGTCATGCAGCACACCATGGGCACCAGCGGCGCGGAGAGCACCAACGTCGCGGCCAGCATCTTCATGGGCCAGACCGAGGCCCCTCTGACCATCCGCCCCTTTCTCGCCGGGGCCACGCGCTCCGAACTGATGGTCATCATGACCTCCGGCATGGCGCACGTCTCGGGCGGCATCATGGCGGCGTATATCAGCTTCGGAATCAATGCGCAGGACCTCCTCTCCGCCGTCATCATGACGGCTCCCGGCACCATCCTCGTGGCCAAGATGCTGGTGCCCGAGACCGAGGTTCCAGCGACGGCGGGCACGGTCCACATGCCGCCCAACGAGGAGCACAAGAACGAAAACTTCATCGCGGCAGTGGCTCGCGGCACCATCGACGGCGGCCAGCTCGCCTTCAACGTGGCCATCATGCTCATCTCGTTCGTGGCGCTGGTGGGCCTCTTCAACGCCATCATGCTGGGCATCTCGAACTTCGCCTGGGCGCACGGGCACATCCCCTTTCCGCACTCGCTCAACGCGGTCCTCGGCGTCATCGGCGCGCCAGTGGCGTGGCTTATCGGCATTCCCTGGCAGGACGCCCGCGCCATCGGCAACCTGCTGGGCACACGGACGATGATTAACGAGTTCCTGGCCTTCCAGCAGCTTGGCCCGCTCAAGCACACGCTCTCGCCGCGCACGTTTTCCATCGCGACGTTCGCGCTGTGCGGGTTTGCCAACGTCGGCTCCATCGGGATGCAGATCGGAGGCATCGGCGCGCTGGTGCCCAACCGTCGCAACGACCTGGCCCAACTGGGCGTGCGCGCCATGCTGGCCGGGACGATGGCGAACCTGATGAGCGCCAGCATCGTCTCAATGCTGCTAAAGTAA
- a CDS encoding type II toxin-antitoxin system RelE/ParE family toxin, with the protein MKRALKRFHLSERAARDLEEIVRSAAQVNPEGAAIVGRTFLELFELLGRFPAMGARRRAITPHPLRMVSIYQCLIVYRPESILVEILAIVPLADEAERLLSDHFNDEGEDSETSPPFVTQATPAQLEKTH; encoded by the coding sequence ATGAAACGGGCGCTGAAGCGCTTCCACCTGTCCGAGCGCGCCGCGCGAGACCTCGAAGAGATCGTACGCAGCGCGGCGCAGGTCAACCCCGAAGGTGCGGCCATCGTGGGCCGCACCTTTCTCGAGCTGTTCGAGTTGCTGGGACGCTTCCCCGCGATGGGAGCACGACGGCGTGCGATCACGCCGCACCCGCTGCGGATGGTCTCGATCTACCAGTGCCTGATCGTGTACCGGCCCGAGAGTATTCTGGTCGAGATTCTGGCGATTGTGCCGCTGGCCGACGAGGCCGAACGCCTGCTCTCGGACCACTTCAACGACGAGGGCGAGGACTCAGAGACCTCACCGCCCTTCGTGACACAAGCCACGCCAGCGCAATTGGAGAAGACGCATTGA
- a CDS encoding thymidine phosphorylase yields MTPRTSQTIHPLDVILHKRDGLVLTEAEIRGFIAAVAERTPERQLVTDAQIASFLMAVFQRGLSLPELATLTEAMRFSGEVFDASVLAPGTFTIDKHSTGGVGDKTSLLIAPIVAAAGLAVPMISGRSLGHTGGTLDKLETIPGFDTQLSLARFAEVLRECGAALIGQTPTIVPADRVLYALRDHTGTVESPFLITASIMSKKLAESLNGLVLDVKTGSGAFMKRYEDSRFLAELMVSTGEAAGTKTVALLTTMDEPLGRFSGNWVEVWECVDVMRGIRHPMSRDMIELSNTLAGWMLFLGGKAESAEAGAALSDSLLRSGAAYATWLKIVELQGGDTSVFDNPASFHKPAASRVLHAQQDGYLSAMDCTEVGWAVQRLGAGRAKPGDPVSAHAGIEMHAKLGDKVTTGQPLITLFAEDESKLDEPERMLRATVQIGAEKPERQPLVREVIRATP; encoded by the coding sequence ATGACTCCCCGCACATCGCAAACGATCCATCCGCTGGACGTGATCCTGCACAAACGCGACGGCCTGGTGCTGACCGAGGCAGAGATCCGCGGCTTCATCGCCGCCGTCGCCGAGCGCACGCCGGAGCGGCAACTGGTCACCGACGCCCAGATCGCATCCTTCCTGATGGCGGTCTTCCAGCGCGGCCTCTCGCTGCCGGAGCTTGCCACCCTGACCGAGGCCATGCGCTTCTCTGGCGAGGTCTTCGACGCGTCGGTGCTGGCCCCCGGCACCTTCACCATCGACAAGCACTCCACCGGCGGCGTGGGCGATAAGACCTCGCTGCTCATCGCCCCCATCGTCGCCGCGGCCGGGCTGGCGGTGCCCATGATCTCGGGCCGCTCGCTCGGCCACACCGGCGGCACGCTCGACAAGCTGGAGACGATTCCGGGCTTCGACACCCAGCTCTCACTGGCGCGTTTTGCCGAGGTGCTGCGAGAGTGCGGCGCGGCGCTGATCGGCCAGACCCCCACCATCGTCCCCGCCGACCGCGTGCTCTACGCACTGCGCGACCACACCGGCACGGTGGAGTCGCCCTTCCTCATCACCGCCAGCATCATGAGCAAGAAGCTGGCCGAGAGCCTGAACGGCCTGGTGCTGGACGTGAAGACCGGCTCCGGCGCATTCATGAAGCGGTACGAGGACTCGCGCTTCCTGGCCGAGCTGATGGTCTCGACCGGCGAGGCCGCGGGAACAAAGACGGTCGCGCTGCTGACCACGATGGACGAGCCGCTGGGCCGCTTCTCGGGCAACTGGGTCGAGGTCTGGGAGTGCGTCGACGTGATGCGCGGCATCCGTCATCCGATGAGCCGCGACATGATCGAGCTGTCGAACACGCTGGCGGGCTGGATGCTCTTTCTGGGCGGCAAGGCGGAATCTGCCGAGGCTGGGGCCGCGCTATCGGACTCCCTGCTGCGTTCGGGTGCGGCCTATGCGACGTGGCTGAAGATCGTCGAGCTACAGGGAGGAGACACCTCCGTCTTCGACAATCCTGCGAGCTTCCACAAACCCGCAGCAAGCCGTGTACTTCACGCCCAACAGGACGGCTACCTCTCCGCGATGGACTGCACCGAGGTGGGCTGGGCGGTGCAGCGCCTTGGCGCGGGCCGGGCCAAACCCGGCGATCCCGTAAGCGCGCACGCGGGCATCGAGATGCACGCGAAGCTCGGCGACAAGGTGACCACCGGCCAACCGCTCATCACCCTCTTCGCCGAAGACGAGTCGAAGCTCGACGAGCCGGAACGAATGCTGCGGGCGACCGTGCAGATCGGTGCCGAAAAGCCCGAGCGGCAGCCGCTGGTGCGCGAGGTCATCCGGGCGACCCCTTGA